TTTCTTAGGATTTTATGGGATCGGAGGAGAAGAGGGCATCGAATATGATTATGTTCATATTCTAAATCATGCCCTTTATAAGGGCAGCTTATTCATGCTGGTCGGAATTGTCGATCATGCCACAGGCATACGGGACGTTCGTAAGCTAGGCGGTCTTTGGAAAAAGCTACCGCTGACCTCTTTTATATTTCTTATAGCTGCAGCTGCTATGGCCGGAATTCCAGGAACTACCGGATTTCTTAGTAAGGAACTTATTTTAATGGATATTATCGCATTGGGACGATCAAACCATAGCGGCTGGTTAATCCTAGGTGTGCTTATTGTGGCTTCCTTATTTAAAGTTTCCATTGCGATCCGAATTTTTTTTCATTTATTTGTGCGCGATGTCCAAAGGGGAGGAAAAATCGATCTTATTCATCCGCCCTCTTTAGCCATACAATTTCCTCCGCTAATTCTAAGTTCGATGGCCTTCATTTTAGGTATATTGCCAACTCAATTTGGGCATTTAACCTCTTATTTCTATGTATCGGGCTTGCATAAATTAGACCCTCGTATAATGCAGCTTTGGCACGGTTGGACAATTGAGTTGCTTGTCAGCCTATCGATCATATTAGGAGGAGCCTTGTTTTTTTATGCCGCAGAAAGGACTGAATGGCGTTTTACAAGCATCATTGGACAATTAAATTTCGGGGACTTGTTTGATAAGTTTATTAATAAGTTTCCCAAAATGTGCAAAATCCTGGTTAAACCTTTTGAACCGATGACTTATCAGCAGCAATCAGCGACTTTATTCTCTTTATTCTCTATTTTCTTGGGTGGATTTTTGATTTATTATTCTCCTCCTGACTCAATCTCTTCTAATTTTGCCTTAATTTCACCGGTTAGAATTTTAACGATATTCTTAATAGGCCTATTTACTTTATTAATACCCTTTTTCAACAATCTTATTTCCAGGTTATTGGCTTTATCAGGATGCGGTTTTTTTATAGCGATCTACTTTGCTTTATACTCAGCTCCGGACCTTGCCTTAACGCAAATTCTAGTCGAGGTCGCAACCTCTCTTATTATTCTCTTGCTATTTCGACATTTAGGAAATAGCGTCAGTTATGTGGAACCATCTATTTCAAAATTCCGTAGATTTACAATTCCGCTTGCTGTCGCATGCGGGCTGACAGCGGCTCTAATAGTTGCTCTTTATCATTCCTCACATAAACCCATGATCGATTTTTTTGTGGCTAATTCAATCCCCTATGCCCACGGCTCCAATATAGTGAACACGATTCTTATTGACTTTCGGAGTTTAGACACATTAGGTGAAACGACGGTTATTTTAACGGCGATGCTAGGGGTCATAGGCCTTCTAGCTAACAAGAAAGAGATATTTTTTAAGAAAATTAATCCATGCGTTCCGACAAATTCTCCTATTTTGCGCTCCATTATGCCTTTGATTTTTATTTTGCTGAATCTTTTCTCCATCTATTTATTATTAAGAGGGCATAACTATCCCGGAGGAGGCTTTGTAGCGGGGCTGACAAATGGAATCTCTATTATTATTCTTGGATTTTCGATACAAGTCTTCAATAGACCTCTTCTATTTATGCGTCTTGGATTTTTCGGCATTGGAATAATACTATTAGCAGGATGCCTTCCCCTCTTTTTAGGCGCCCCTTTTTTAACCCATTATGTCGACTTCTCTACTTTGCCAAAGGTAGCCTATATCTCTTCACTCACACCCTTAATTTTCGATACGGGAGTGTATCTTGTTGTTTTAGCCATGACTGCTAAAGTCTATTTTTTATTTCGGGAAGCTCACTTTATAGGTATTAGATGGAGTTAGATGCTTTAATTCTTGTTTTTATTCTTTTTAGCGTCTCCTCATATTTAATTATGCAAGCACGCCTGACAGATTTCATTTTTGGTTTTGCTCTCTTATCAAATGGCATAAATTTAATGATTTTATTCACTTCTGAAAATCCGCAAGGAAAGACGGTCCCGATAATAATAGAAGGGGTTGAAAAAAACTTAGTTGACCCATTACCTCAAGCCCTTATTTTAACTTCTATCGTGATTGGATTTGGCTTGATCGCTTTTATGATCGTTTTAGCTTTTCGCCTAGTTGGTTATTTCGGTACTCTCGATACAAACACTTATATGAAGATAAATCACGATGATTAGCGTAACCCTTCCTATTATACTCCCTTTGCTTTTTGCAGTAGCATCCGGATTCTGCCGCAAGGATCATTGGCGTACTACCCTAAAGATAACCGGTTCTGCTTTGCACACCATGGTTTCAGCTTTTTTATTGTGGAGCTGTCTTCAAGGAGAAATACAAGTTACTGTAATCGGAAACTGGCTTCCGCCCTATGGAATCGTATTGGTGACAGACCTGTTTTCTTCTCTTTTTTTATTTACTATTTCATTGATCTTTTTAGCGACGAATATATACGGAATAGTTGAGGGGGGCACGGAGACCCATATCCTTCGCATACCTCTTATCTTTATTTTGCAAGCAGGTATTTCATTGAGCCTGCTGACAGCAGATTTTTTTAATTTATTCGTTTCTTTTGAAATGATGCTCTTTGCTTCCTACGCCCTTGTGGCTTTGGAACTTTCTGAAAAGAATTTAAAATGGGCTTTTTCTTACCTCCTTATCAACTTGATAGGCACTTTAGGGTTTTTATGTGCTGCAGCCATGATTTATGGATATACAGGCCATTTAAATATGGCCGCTTTATCAGAGCTATTAAAGGATCAGAATAATGACCCTCTTCTCCTAGGATGGGGGTATTTACTTCTCGGAGTATTTGGGTTAAAAGCCGCTATCTTTCCTCTATACTTTTGGCTTCCAAGGACCTATTCCCTTTTACCCGCTTCCTTGGCCGCACTGTTTGCAGGGTCTTTAACTAAAGTTGGAATATATGTCTTAATACGAGTGTTTGTCGTTCTCTTACCCTCCCCTTTAGGTAATTTAAATACCATTTTGCTTGTTCTTTCAACTTTCACCATGCTTTTAGGAGTTTTAGGGGCCGTTTCTTGTACGACTATTCGAGGGATTCTCTCCTACCATATCATCAGCCAAATCGGGTATATGATTTTAGGGCTGAGCCTTTATACCCCTCTAGCCATAGCGTCTGCGCTTTTGTTTATTATCCATAATATTTGGGTAAAGGTCTCCTTATTCCTTATAGGGGGTGTCGCCGCGCAAGCTTCAGGAACGGACGATTTGAAAAAAATGGGAAACTTATCGTTAGTTATGCCTTGGCTTGCAGCAAGTTTTTTAATCCAAGCTTTTTCTTTAGCGGGATTACCACCTTTAAGCGGTTTTTGGGGGAAATATTTATTGGTTTTAGAAACCATTAAGATGGAAAATTATTTTACTGCGGCTATTGCTCTTTTGACAAGCTGGCTTACTCTTTTCAGCATGGTAAAAATTTGGATAGGAGCCTTTTGGAAAAATTCGCCGAGCGAAAAGAGTTCAATAAAAGAAATAAAACTTAAGGAAAACTATGTATCTGTCGGCATGCTTGTATTCGCAAGCCTAATAATCGGGCTTTGCATAGAGCCTATTTATAATACAGCGGTCTTAGCAGCTGACCAGATTTTTCAAAAGGAGCCATACATCCTGGCTGTTATTAAAGCGTCAGGAAAAGGATTGCCATGAAACCTATTCAATATTTAATCCTTAATATCCTATTGGCTGTGCTTTGGATTATTTTGAATGGCGAAGCCGATATTTTTCACTTTCTTTTCGGTTTTGGTATTGGTTTTCTGATTTTGTGGACCTTTCAACATTTATTGAACTCCTCAAAATATGTTAAAATGGCCAGAGGTTTTGTAAGATTTATTTTTATTTTTTCTCTGATATTTATAAAATCTAATTTAAACATGGCTAAAATCATTCTATTTTACTACAAAAATAAGATTAACCCCTCTTTTATCTCTTATCCCATCCAAGAACTGACTCACTTTGAAGCTCTTTTGCTTAGTCAATTAATTACTCTAACACCGGGCTCAGTCAGTGTTAATTTAGAAAAGTCCACCCTACTCGTTCATATCATAGATCTAAAGGAACCCGAGGGGGTATATAAAAATATCGATGAAATCAAGTTCTTAAT
Above is a genomic segment from Criblamydia sequanensis CRIB-18 containing:
- the mbhE gene encoding hydrogen gas-evolving membrane-bound hydrogenase subunit E, which produces MKSKFPRYLGFIALFVCLASLISIILGGKVSGWNEPQMITIPWVPSLGINLTFITDGLSLFFGILVTGMGVLVTWYAQYYMDPKDPHLGRFYACLMFFMGAMLGTVFSSNLMVLFFFWELTGVASFLLIGYWHPEPGAWKGARMALLVTGLSGLALLAGIIMLDILTGTFEWHLMATKGITFQAHAEWTYPIIICFLIGIFGKSAQFPFYFWLPNAMVAPTPVSAYLHAATMVNLGVFLTARMYPLFASHELWFYMLTTFSFITLLIGAILSLLSNDLKAILAYATVSQLGFFLGFYGIGGEEGIEYDYVHILNHALYKGSLFMLVGIVDHATGIRDVRKLGGLWKKLPLTSFIFLIAAAAMAGIPGTTGFLSKELILMDIIALGRSNHSGWLILGVLIVASLFKVSIAIRIFFHLFVRDVQRGGKIDLIHPPSLAIQFPPLILSSMAFILGILPTQFGHLTSYFYVSGLHKLDPRIMQLWHGWTIELLVSLSIILGGALFFYAAERTEWRFTSIIGQLNFGDLFDKFINKFPKMCKILVKPFEPMTYQQQSATLFSLFSIFLGGFLIYYSPPDSISSNFALISPVRILTIFLIGLFTLLIPFFNNLISRLLALSGCGFFIAIYFALYSAPDLALTQILVEVATSLIILLLFRHLGNSVSYVEPSISKFRRFTIPLAVACGLTAALIVALYHSSHKPMIDFFVANSIPYAHGSNIVNTILIDFRSLDTLGETTVILTAMLGVIGLLANKKEIFFKKINPCVPTNSPILRSIMPLIFILLNLFSIYLLLRGHNYPGGGFVAGLTNGISIIILGFSIQVFNRPLLFMRLGFFGIGIILLAGCLPLFLGAPFLTHYVDFSTLPKVAYISSLTPLIFDTGVYLVVLAMTAKVYFLFREAHFIGIRWS
- a CDS encoding sodium:proton antiporter, yielding MELDALILVFILFSVSSYLIMQARLTDFIFGFALLSNGINLMILFTSENPQGKTVPIIIEGVEKNLVDPLPQALILTSIVIGFGLIAFMIVLAFRLVGYFGTLDTNTYMKINHDD
- a CDS encoding complex I subunit 5 family protein gives rise to the protein MISVTLPIILPLLFAVASGFCRKDHWRTTLKITGSALHTMVSAFLLWSCLQGEIQVTVIGNWLPPYGIVLVTDLFSSLFLFTISLIFLATNIYGIVEGGTETHILRIPLIFILQAGISLSLLTADFFNLFVSFEMMLFASYALVALELSEKNLKWAFSYLLINLIGTLGFLCAAAMIYGYTGHLNMAALSELLKDQNNDPLLLGWGYLLLGVFGLKAAIFPLYFWLPRTYSLLPASLAALFAGSLTKVGIYVLIRVFVVLLPSPLGNLNTILLVLSTFTMLLGVLGAVSCTTIRGILSYHIISQIGYMILGLSLYTPLAIASALLFIIHNIWVKVSLFLIGGVAAQASGTDDLKKMGNLSLVMPWLAASFLIQAFSLAGLPPLSGFWGKYLLVLETIKMENYFTAAIALLTSWLTLFSMVKIWIGAFWKNSPSEKSSIKEIKLKENYVSVGMLVFASLIIGLCIEPIYNTAVLAADQIFQKEPYILAVIKASGKGLP
- a CDS encoding Na+/H+ antiporter subunit E; its protein translation is MKPIQYLILNILLAVLWIILNGEADIFHFLFGFGIGFLILWTFQHLLNSSKYVKMARGFVRFIFIFSLIFIKSNLNMAKIILFYYKNKINPSFISYPIQELTHFEALLLSQLITLTPGSVSVNLEKSTLLVHIIDLKEPEGVYKNIDEIKFLILGFTR